One Paraburkholderia sp. IMGN_8 DNA window includes the following coding sequences:
- the infB gene encoding translation initiation factor IF-2, translating to MASNNVAQFAAELKMPAGVLLEQLQAAGVTKASEDDSLSETDKARLLDHLRKSHGSTDADKRKITLTKRHTSEIKQSDATGKARTIQVEVRKKRTFVRRDESAAEGAEASNHVAEADVDDLELQRREEEARHEAELLEKQAQELKARQEQLEREEAERQAREQAAEAERRRAEEEAAKKRAAAAAEAAAREKVQAAQATAQPAAAKAEPVAARAAEPVAEQDDERAAAERAAQREAAKKAEDAARQAAEKTRAEQEEISKRRAAAEAEARAIREMMSTPRKAQVKAPEPAPKPAEPAKAVEAKGTLHKPARPAGEAPARPAARKPAAAAPAAATTPPAGDKKKPGAGKGGWQDDAAKRRGIKTRGDTSGGVDRGWRGGPKGRGKHQDQSTTFQAPTEPIVREVHVPETITVADLAHKMAVKASEVIKSMMKLGQMVTINQMLDQETAMIIVEELGHHAVAAKLDDPEAMLVEGEISDAEALPRPPVVTVMGHVDHGKTSLLDYIRRAKVAAGEAGGITQHIGAYHVETPRGVITFLDTPGHEAFTAMRARGAKATDIVILVVAADDGVMPQTKEAIAHAKAGGVPLVVAINKIDKPDANPERVKQELVAEGVVPEEYGGDSPFVSVSAKTGAGIDDLLENVLLQAEVLELKAPVEAPAKGLVIEAKLDKGKGPVATILVQSGTLNRGDVVLAGSAYGRVRAMLDETGKPTKSAGPSIPVEIQGLSEVPQAGEEMIVMPDDRKAREVALFRQGKFRDVKLAKQQAAKLENMLEQMGEGEVQYMPLIVKADVQGSQEALVQSLLKLSTDEVRVQIVHGAVGGISESDVNLATASKAVIIGFNTRADAQARKLAESNGVDIRYYNIIYDAVDDVKAAMSGMLAPEKREIVTGTVEVRQVFKVPKIGAVAGCMVTDGFVKRSSSVRVLRNNVVIFTGELDSLKRFKDDVKEVRQGFECGMSIKNFNDIVEGDQFEVFEVTEVARTL from the coding sequence ATGGCGAGTAACAACGTAGCCCAATTTGCCGCGGAACTGAAAATGCCTGCAGGCGTGCTGCTCGAGCAGCTGCAGGCGGCGGGCGTCACAAAGGCGAGCGAAGACGACAGCTTGTCCGAAACGGACAAGGCGCGTCTGCTCGATCACTTGCGCAAGTCTCACGGCTCGACTGATGCGGACAAGCGCAAGATCACGCTGACGAAACGGCATACGTCGGAGATCAAGCAATCCGACGCGACGGGCAAAGCTCGCACCATTCAGGTCGAGGTGCGTAAGAAGCGCACTTTCGTCCGCCGCGACGAATCCGCCGCTGAAGGCGCGGAAGCATCGAATCATGTGGCCGAGGCCGACGTAGACGACCTCGAACTCCAGCGTCGTGAAGAGGAAGCCCGTCACGAAGCCGAGCTGCTCGAAAAGCAGGCTCAGGAGCTGAAGGCGCGTCAGGAACAACTCGAACGCGAAGAAGCCGAACGTCAGGCGCGCGAGCAGGCTGCCGAAGCCGAGCGTCGCCGTGCGGAAGAAGAAGCGGCGAAGAAGCGCGCTGCGGCTGCGGCCGAAGCAGCTGCTCGCGAGAAGGTTCAAGCGGCGCAAGCTACTGCACAGCCGGCCGCCGCGAAGGCTGAACCGGTCGCTGCCAGGGCCGCGGAGCCGGTTGCGGAGCAGGACGACGAGCGCGCTGCGGCAGAACGCGCCGCTCAACGCGAAGCGGCGAAGAAAGCGGAAGACGCAGCGCGTCAGGCCGCCGAAAAGACGCGCGCCGAGCAGGAAGAAATCAGCAAGCGCCGTGCGGCGGCAGAAGCCGAAGCGCGTGCGATTCGCGAAATGATGAGCACGCCGCGCAAGGCGCAGGTCAAGGCGCCGGAACCGGCACCGAAGCCCGCTGAGCCGGCCAAGGCCGTGGAAGCCAAGGGCACGCTGCACAAGCCGGCGCGTCCGGCGGGCGAAGCACCGGCGCGTCCGGCAGCCAGGAAGCCGGCTGCTGCGGCTCCGGCTGCTGCGACCACACCGCCGGCTGGCGACAAGAAGAAGCCGGGCGCCGGCAAGGGCGGCTGGCAGGACGACGCAGCGAAGCGCCGCGGCATCAAGACGCGCGGCGATACGAGCGGCGGTGTCGATCGTGGCTGGCGCGGTGGCCCGAAGGGTCGCGGCAAGCATCAGGATCAGAGCACCACGTTCCAGGCGCCGACCGAACCGATCGTGCGCGAAGTGCACGTGCCGGAAACCATCACGGTCGCCGATCTGGCGCACAAGATGGCGGTGAAGGCCTCGGAAGTCATCAAGTCGATGATGAAGCTCGGCCAGATGGTCACGATCAACCAGATGCTGGACCAGGAAACGGCGATGATCATCGTCGAGGAACTGGGCCACCACGCGGTTGCGGCCAAGCTGGACGATCCGGAAGCGATGCTGGTCGAAGGCGAAATCTCCGACGCAGAAGCACTGCCGCGTCCGCCGGTCGTCACGGTCATGGGTCACGTCGACCACGGCAAGACCTCATTGCTCGACTACATTCGCCGCGCCAAGGTCGCAGCGGGTGAAGCGGGCGGGATTACGCAGCACATCGGCGCGTATCACGTCGAAACGCCGCGCGGTGTCATCACGTTCCTCGATACGCCGGGCCACGAAGCGTTCACGGCCATGCGTGCTCGCGGTGCGAAAGCAACCGACATCGTGATTCTGGTGGTCGCGGCCGACGACGGCGTGATGCCGCAAACGAAGGAAGCGATTGCCCACGCGAAGGCAGGCGGCGTGCCGCTCGTCGTCGCGATCAACAAGATCGACAAGCCGGACGCGAATCCGGAGCGCGTGAAGCAGGAACTGGTCGCGGAAGGCGTCGTGCCGGAAGAGTACGGTGGCGATTCGCCGTTCGTGTCGGTGTCGGCTAAGACCGGTGCGGGCATCGACGATCTGCTCGAAAACGTGCTGCTGCAAGCCGAAGTGCTGGAACTGAAGGCACCGGTCGAAGCGCCGGCCAAGGGCCTCGTTATTGAAGCGAAGCTCGACAAGGGTAAGGGTCCGGTTGCAACGATCCTGGTCCAGTCGGGTACGCTCAACCGTGGTGACGTGGTGCTGGCAGGTAGCGCTTACGGCCGCGTGCGAGCCATGCTCGACGAAACCGGCAAGCCGACCAAGTCGGCGGGCCCGTCGATCCCGGTCGAAATCCAGGGTCTGTCGGAAGTGCCGCAGGCAGGCGAAGAAATGATCGTCATGCCGGACGACCGCAAGGCGCGTGAAGTCGCGCTGTTCCGTCAAGGCAAGTTCCGCGACGTCAAGCTGGCCAAGCAACAGGCCGCGAAGCTCGAGAACATGCTGGAACAGATGGGCGAAGGCGAAGTGCAGTACATGCCGCTCATCGTCAAGGCCGACGTGCAGGGTTCGCAGGAAGCTTTGGTGCAGTCGCTGCTCAAGTTGTCGACCGACGAAGTGCGCGTGCAGATCGTGCACGGTGCCGTGGGTGGCATCAGCGAGTCCGACGTCAACCTGGCTACGGCTTCGAAGGCGGTCATCATCGGCTTCAACACCCGTGCGGACGCACAGGCTCGCAAGCTGGCGGAATCCAACGGCGTCGATATTCGCTACTACAACATCATCTATGACGCAGTAGATGACGTGAAGGCGGCAATGTCGGGCATGCTGGCACCGGAGAAGCGCGAGATCGTGACGGGTACGGTCGAAGTGCGTCAGGTCTTCAAGGTACCGAAGATCGGCGCGGTGGCCGGCTGTATGGTCACGGACGGTTTCGTCAAGCGTTCGTCGTCGGTACGCGTGCTGCGCAACAACGTCGTCATCTTCACGGGCGAGCTCGATTCGCTCAAACGCTTCAAGGACGACGTGAAGGAAGTCCGTCAGGGCTTCGAGTGCGGTATGTCGATCAAGAACTTCAACGATATCGTCGAAGGCGATCAGTTCGAAGTCTTCGAGGTCACCGAAGTCGCGCGTACGCTGTAA
- the nusA gene encoding transcription termination factor NusA, which produces MSREVLMLVDALAREKNVDKDVVFAALEAALASASKKLFEEDADIRVQIDRESGEHETFRRWRVVPDEAGLQEPDQEILLFEAREQKPEIQLDEYIEEPVPSIEFGRIGAQAAKQVILQKVRDAEREQILNDFLERGEHIMTGSVKRLDKGNFIVETGRVEALLRRDQLIPKENLRVGDRVRAYIAKVDRTARGPQIELSRTAPEFLMKLFEMEVPEIEQGLLEIKAAARDPGVRAKIGVVAYDKRIDPIGTCVGIRGSRVQAVRNELGGENVDIVLWSEDPAQFVIGALAPAAVQSIVVDEEKHSMDVVVDENELAVAIGRSGQNVRLASELTGWQINIMTPDESAQKQNQERGVLRDLFMARLDVDEEVADILIDEGFTSLEEIAYVPLNEMLEIEAFDEDTVHELRNRSRDALLTLAIANEEKVENVALDLKSLEGMDADLLAKLAEHQIQTRDELAELAVDELVEMTGMEEDAAKALIMKAREHWFQ; this is translated from the coding sequence ATGAGTCGCGAAGTGTTGATGCTGGTGGATGCGCTGGCACGCGAGAAGAACGTCGATAAAGACGTGGTATTTGCCGCGCTCGAGGCGGCTCTCGCTTCGGCCTCCAAGAAACTCTTCGAAGAAGACGCGGACATTCGCGTCCAGATCGACCGTGAAAGCGGCGAGCACGAAACGTTTCGCCGCTGGCGCGTGGTGCCGGACGAAGCCGGTTTGCAGGAGCCGGATCAGGAAATCCTGCTGTTCGAAGCACGTGAACAGAAGCCGGAAATTCAGCTCGACGAATACATCGAAGAACCGGTGCCGTCGATCGAATTCGGCCGTATCGGCGCGCAGGCCGCCAAGCAGGTGATCCTGCAGAAGGTGCGCGACGCCGAACGCGAACAGATCCTGAACGACTTCCTCGAGCGCGGCGAGCACATCATGACCGGCTCGGTGAAGCGTCTGGACAAGGGTAACTTCATCGTCGAAACCGGCCGTGTCGAAGCGCTGCTGCGTCGCGACCAGCTGATTCCGAAGGAAAACCTGCGCGTGGGTGACCGTGTGCGCGCCTATATCGCGAAGGTCGATCGCACCGCGCGCGGTCCGCAGATCGAGCTGTCGCGTACGGCGCCCGAATTCCTGATGAAGCTGTTCGAAATGGAAGTGCCGGAAATCGAACAGGGCCTGCTGGAAATCAAGGCGGCGGCGCGCGATCCGGGTGTACGCGCCAAGATCGGCGTGGTCGCTTACGACAAGCGCATCGATCCGATCGGCACCTGCGTCGGCATTCGCGGTTCGCGCGTGCAGGCCGTGCGTAACGAGCTCGGTGGCGAAAACGTCGACATCGTGCTATGGTCGGAAGATCCCGCCCAGTTTGTGATCGGCGCGCTCGCGCCGGCAGCCGTCCAGTCGATCGTCGTCGATGAAGAAAAGCATTCGATGGACGTCGTCGTAGACGAAAACGAACTGGCGGTCGCGATCGGCCGCAGCGGCCAGAACGTGCGTCTTGCCAGCGAACTCACCGGCTGGCAGATCAACATCATGACGCCGGACGAATCTGCGCAAAAGCAGAATCAGGAGCGCGGTGTACTGCGTGACCTGTTCATGGCGCGTCTCGATGTCGACGAAGAAGTTGCCGACATCCTGATCGACGAAGGCTTCACGAGCCTCGAAGAGATCGCTTATGTGCCGCTCAACGAGATGCTCGAAATCGAGGCATTCGACGAAGACACCGTTCACGAACTGCGTAATCGCTCGCGCGATGCGTTGCTGACGTTGGCGATCGCGAATGAAGAAAAGGTCGAGAATGTTGCCCTCGACCTGAAGAGCCTGGAAGGCATGGACGCCGACCTGCTCGCCAAGCTTGCCGAACATCAGATCCAGACGCGCGACGAACTCGCCGAGCTGGCTGTGGATGAACTGGTCGAGATGACCGGAATGGAAGAGGATGCCGCTAAGGCGTTGATCATGAAAGCACGTGAACACTGGTTCCAGTGA
- the rimP gene encoding ribosome maturation factor RimP yields MQLTELIETTVVGLGYELVDLERTGRGMLCIYIDQPAGIAIEDCEKVTRQLQHVLTVENIDYERLEVSSPGLDRPLKKLADFERFAGSEVVITLKKPLDGRKSYRGILHAPQGETIGLEFEGKEGAAMLDFTLADMDKARLVPKVDFRSRKQ; encoded by the coding sequence GTGCAACTGACGGAACTGATTGAAACCACGGTCGTGGGACTCGGCTACGAGCTCGTCGATCTCGAGCGCACCGGGCGCGGCATGTTGTGTATTTATATCGACCAACCGGCCGGCATCGCGATCGAAGACTGCGAGAAAGTCACGCGTCAGCTCCAGCACGTTCTGACGGTCGAAAATATCGATTACGAGCGGCTTGAAGTGTCGTCGCCCGGTCTCGACCGACCGCTGAAGAAACTGGCGGATTTCGAACGCTTCGCAGGCAGCGAAGTGGTAATCACATTGAAAAAGCCATTGGACGGACGGAAATCGTACCGGGGCATTCTGCATGCTCCGCAAGGCGAGACGATCGGTCTGGAATTTGAAGGGAAGGAAGGCGCCGCGATGCTTGATTTCACGCTCGCGGACATGGATAAAGCACGCCTCGTTCCGAAAGTTGACTTTAGGAGCCGCAAACAATGA
- the rluB gene encoding 23S rRNA pseudouridine(2605) synthase RluB has protein sequence MTHTHDTDSSESERAVPSARADEARTTQASAGEGERPAQTTEADGEDRPRRGLRRGPRSLIARRRAGAKTKGAEGAPVVTEAPPDGEVVAQVRMPHKDTGAKGQGPRRNAGGAKREGASREGQREGGPRERQAREGGQRQNRRGGEAPAAAAAPEAGQDDLFSYVTSPAFDADNSTTGGVRAPMLRRGKPAAPKRVLAADDDAPKLHKVLAEAGMGSRRDMEELIVAGRVSVNGEPAHIGQRIMPTDQVRINGKPVKRKLANKPPRVLLYHKPTGEIVSHADPEGRPSVFDKLPPMKTAKWLAVGRLDFNTEGLLMLTTSGDLANRFMHPRYSVEREYAVRVVGELAEGMRQKLLHGVELEDGPANFLRIRDGGGEGTNHWYHVALAEGRNREVRRMFEAAGLMVSRLIRTRHGPISLPKGLKRGRWEELEDNQVRALMASVGLKASAEERGSRSSAPERKQPDPMQTSMGFISREPVLMSHGRFDQQQPRGQGRRGAAGGGFGGGAGSGFGGGYGNRGAGRGAGGGFAGPMGGGAGGPRGGRDVDGNRAPSGNGNRAASGGKRAGGSGANPGSGGGNRGPGGNRGGNANRAGGGNANAGGANRGGGAPRGRSRGR, from the coding sequence TTGACACATACCCACGACACCGATTCGTCCGAATCCGAGCGCGCCGTGCCGTCGGCTCGCGCTGACGAAGCGCGCACCACGCAAGCGTCGGCAGGCGAGGGCGAGCGCCCGGCGCAGACCACGGAAGCAGACGGTGAAGACCGCCCGCGCCGTGGCCTGCGTCGCGGGCCGCGCAGCCTGATCGCGCGGCGCCGCGCCGGCGCGAAGACGAAGGGCGCCGAAGGCGCGCCGGTCGTCACCGAAGCGCCGCCGGACGGCGAGGTGGTCGCGCAAGTGCGCATGCCGCACAAAGATACGGGCGCCAAGGGCCAAGGGCCGCGCCGCAACGCGGGCGGCGCCAAGCGCGAGGGCGCGTCTCGTGAAGGTCAACGCGAAGGCGGACCTCGCGAGCGTCAAGCGCGCGAAGGCGGTCAGCGTCAGAACCGCCGCGGCGGCGAAGCGCCGGCAGCGGCTGCGGCACCTGAAGCGGGTCAGGACGATCTGTTTTCGTACGTCACATCGCCCGCCTTCGATGCGGACAACAGCACCACCGGCGGCGTGCGCGCCCCGATGCTGCGCCGTGGCAAGCCGGCCGCGCCCAAGCGCGTGCTGGCAGCGGACGACGACGCGCCGAAGCTGCACAAGGTGCTGGCCGAAGCCGGCATGGGCTCGCGCCGCGATATGGAAGAGCTGATCGTGGCCGGGCGGGTGTCGGTGAACGGCGAGCCGGCCCACATCGGCCAGCGCATCATGCCGACCGACCAGGTCCGCATCAACGGCAAGCCGGTCAAGCGCAAGCTGGCCAACAAGCCGCCGCGCGTGCTGCTGTACCACAAACCGACGGGCGAAATCGTCAGCCATGCCGATCCGGAAGGCCGTCCGTCCGTGTTCGACAAGCTGCCGCCCATGAAGACCGCCAAGTGGCTCGCGGTCGGCCGCCTCGACTTCAATACGGAAGGTCTGCTGATGCTGACCACGTCGGGCGATCTGGCGAACCGTTTCATGCATCCGCGTTATAGCGTCGAGCGTGAATATGCGGTGCGCGTGGTCGGCGAGCTGGCTGAAGGGATGCGTCAGAAGCTGTTGCATGGCGTCGAGCTGGAGGACGGTCCGGCGAATTTTCTGCGCATTCGCGATGGCGGCGGCGAGGGCACCAATCATTGGTATCACGTCGCGCTCGCCGAAGGGCGTAACCGCGAAGTGCGTCGCATGTTCGAAGCGGCCGGCCTGATGGTCAGCCGGCTGATCCGCACGCGTCACGGCCCGATTTCGTTGCCGAAGGGCTTGAAGCGCGGCCGCTGGGAAGAACTCGAAGACAACCAGGTGCGCGCGCTGATGGCGTCGGTCGGCCTGAAGGCGTCGGCGGAAGAGCGTGGTAGCCGCAGCTCGGCTCCGGAGCGCAAGCAGCCGGATCCGATGCAAACGTCAATGGGCTTCATCAGCCGCGAGCCGGTGCTGATGTCGCATGGCCGTTTCGACCAGCAGCAGCCGCGCGGCCAAGGCCGGCGCGGTGCGGCGGGCGGCGGCTTCGGTGGCGGCGCGGGCTCAGGTTTCGGCGGCGGCTACGGCAATCGCGGTGCTGGCCGCGGCGCCGGCGGTGGTTTCGCCGGGCCGATGGGTGGCGGCGCGGGCGGTCCGCGTGGCGGCCGTGACGTCGACGGCAATCGCGCGCCGTCGGGCAATGGCAATCGCGCCGCGAGCGGCGGTAAGCGCGCCGGTGGCAGTGGCGCCAATCCGGGCAGCGGCGGCGGCAATCGCGGACCGGGCGGTAATCGCGGCGGCAACGCCAACCGTGCAGGTGGCGGCAACGCCAATGCGGGCGGCGCCAATCGTGGTGGTGGCGCGCCGCGCGGCCGCTCGCGTGGCCGTTAA
- the scpB gene encoding SMC-Scp complex subunit ScpB has product MNTQEAKIVLETALICAQEPLKLGELRKLFADGVSADTVRTLLEDLRQDWSGRGVELVGLASGWRFQSKPAMRSYLDRLHPEKPPKYSRAVLETLAIIAYRQPVTRGDIEEIRGVTVNTQVVKQLEDRGWIEVIGHRDVPGRPALYATTRQFLDDLGLKALDELPPLADPSAQLNADLLGQHAIEFADAEAAQVQVSGEEGAVPETDAESAAVEADPVATESFGAAVNGAEQDASQSAGETLQTESVNSASHADGGHVEADAAAGKEITEERQAPLHQPQHAEPAKSADSAADAAVTPAAHEHVVEAAHVESQAGGAEPALNHDPVSQADPAIPAHDSGVLRDTEHAAEPNPTMAAHGDPEGRRDAAQDAGVLTDDEPESRSA; this is encoded by the coding sequence ATGAATACCCAAGAGGCGAAGATCGTCCTCGAGACTGCTTTGATCTGCGCGCAGGAGCCGTTAAAGCTCGGCGAACTGCGCAAGCTCTTTGCCGACGGCGTGTCGGCAGACACCGTTCGGACTTTGCTCGAAGACCTCAGGCAGGATTGGTCTGGGCGCGGTGTGGAGCTGGTCGGGCTGGCCTCGGGCTGGCGGTTTCAAAGCAAGCCCGCGATGCGTTCGTACCTGGATCGTTTGCATCCCGAGAAACCGCCGAAATATTCGCGCGCGGTGCTCGAGACGCTCGCGATCATTGCGTACCGGCAACCGGTGACACGCGGCGATATCGAAGAGATTCGCGGCGTCACGGTGAACACGCAGGTCGTCAAGCAGCTCGAGGATCGAGGCTGGATCGAAGTGATCGGCCATCGTGATGTGCCGGGCCGTCCGGCGCTGTACGCGACCACGCGGCAGTTTCTCGACGACCTTGGTTTGAAGGCGCTCGACGAATTGCCGCCGCTTGCCGATCCGTCGGCGCAGCTGAATGCGGATCTGCTCGGGCAACACGCGATCGAGTTCGCCGACGCTGAAGCCGCGCAGGTGCAGGTCTCGGGCGAAGAGGGTGCTGTACCCGAAACGGATGCGGAATCTGCCGCAGTCGAAGCCGATCCGGTTGCGACCGAATCCTTTGGCGCGGCTGTGAATGGCGCGGAACAGGACGCCTCGCAATCAGCAGGCGAGACGCTGCAGACTGAATCCGTGAACTCGGCGAGTCACGCCGATGGCGGCCATGTCGAAGCAGATGCGGCAGCAGGAAAGGAAATCACTGAGGAGCGGCAAGCGCCGCTCCATCAGCCGCAGCATGCCGAGCCGGCAAAATCAGCCGACAGCGCTGCGGACGCCGCAGTCACACCGGCGGCGCACGAACATGTTGTAGAAGCGGCACACGTTGAATCGCAAGCCGGCGGCGCCGAGCCTGCACTGAATCACGATCCGGTCTCCCAGGCCGATCCGGCAATACCCGCGCACGACTCGGGCGTACTCCGCGATACGGAGCACGCCGCCGAGCCGAACCCGACCATGGCGGCGCACGGCGATCCTGAGGGTCGCCGCGATGCCGCACAGGACGCAGGCGTTCTGACCGACGACGAACCCGAGTCGCGCAGCGCCTGA